The Tepidisphaeraceae bacterium genome contains a region encoding:
- a CDS encoding TIGR02206 family membrane protein produces MQPGDLYHLLAIVMLLAASVCAIQIRAQRPDAAAKRRVDFCLGMLCLIAWLGVVASDLLPSRLSWSDSLPLHICDFAGIFAALSLLTNWRWARSLSLFVGLGLSALAFVWPVVTKGPWRPDYWVYFGGHGAIVLAAIYDLTARGFRTTAADLRVAVTSIPIYAIIVVPLDAGLGVNYGYLGDVSTSARPIFEAFGPWPYRIPSLLLVAASIMCGLHLLTKVRRAQPWQTAPEPVTATTGRPSRARSPLPYVVTAPGPAWRGHGAGADRLS; encoded by the coding sequence ATGCAACCTGGCGATCTTTATCACCTGCTGGCCATCGTGATGTTGCTGGCGGCATCGGTCTGTGCCATTCAGATACGAGCCCAACGCCCCGACGCCGCGGCGAAGCGGCGGGTGGACTTTTGCCTGGGGATGCTCTGCCTGATTGCATGGCTAGGCGTGGTCGCCAGCGATCTGCTGCCGTCACGATTAAGCTGGTCGGATTCGTTGCCGCTTCACATTTGCGACTTCGCCGGGATATTTGCGGCGTTGTCGTTACTGACCAACTGGCGGTGGGCGAGGTCGCTGTCGTTGTTCGTGGGCTTGGGATTGTCGGCGCTGGCGTTCGTATGGCCGGTGGTGACGAAGGGACCGTGGCGGCCAGACTATTGGGTGTATTTCGGTGGCCACGGCGCGATCGTGCTGGCGGCGATCTACGACCTGACGGCACGCGGTTTCCGCACCACCGCGGCCGACCTGCGCGTCGCTGTCACGTCGATCCCGATCTACGCGATCATCGTTGTGCCCCTGGATGCAGGGCTGGGCGTCAACTACGGCTATCTCGGAGATGTCTCGACCAGCGCGCGGCCCATTTTCGAGGCGTTTGGGCCGTGGCCGTACCGCATTCCCTCCCTGCTGCTGGTCGCGGCGAGCATTATGTGCGGCCTGCACCTGCTGACGAAGGTACGACGTGCCCAACCGTGGCAGACCGCCCCCGAACCGGTCACCGCGACGACCGGCCGACCCTCACGCGCGCGCTCGCCGCTACCCTACGTCGTCACAGCGCCCGGTCCCGCCTGGCGTGGCCACGGGGCTGGCGCTGATCGCCTTTCCTGA
- the dxs gene encoding 1-deoxy-D-xylulose-5-phosphate synthase, translated as MPLLDKVHTPADLRKLSLTELPVLASELRERIIAAVSTNGGHLASNLGVVELTIALHYCYQFGPYPTGPDRLLFDVGHQCYPHKMLTGRANDFTKLRKKGHVSGFPNPDESPYDLFAVGHAGTAISTAVGMARGDAAAGRRNHVVAVVGDASIVNGLAFEGLNNAGTLKRQMLIILNDNGMSISSPQGAFSEYLERVRVSTTYEEFKRFSEKLVHALPNPIGHPIEQAWNALCSGVKGAMWAGQMFEAMGIKYMGPIDGHDLPGLVNFLSEIKHVDKPVLLHVKTKKGQGYEIALNEPTRFHSPASFQVNGCRVEMKAGGGKSWTTAFADAMIELANTDSRVVALTAAMPDGTGMSKFQKSHPTRYIDTGICESHLVAMAAGMAKAGQRPVAAIYSTFIQRAFDQVWQEVVLNGLPVVFAMDRAGFVGDDGAVHHGFCDQSFLRPLPGMVLMAPSDEAELNRALRLAMSLDTASALRYPRDNVPACNFEAIVDQSLAGLATAEWKLGHSRTLRDFDEPDATLIVYGALMESALAAADALLLEGLNVRLIDARFCKPLDAAMLSRVLRDGHPVLTIEDHSLQNGFGTAVLEHAIANHLSTDSITRLGMPDRLISHATRQEQLTEIGLDPAGIARSVREVLQTSRPAASRLFT; from the coding sequence ATGCCATTGCTCGACAAAGTTCACACGCCGGCGGATCTGCGGAAGCTGTCCCTCACGGAACTGCCGGTCTTGGCGAGCGAACTGCGCGAGCGCATCATCGCGGCCGTCAGCACCAACGGCGGGCATCTGGCATCGAACCTCGGCGTGGTCGAACTGACGATCGCGCTGCATTACTGCTACCAGTTCGGCCCCTATCCGACCGGCCCAGACCGGCTGCTGTTCGACGTGGGTCACCAGTGCTACCCGCACAAAATGCTCACCGGCCGGGCGAACGATTTCACGAAATTGCGAAAGAAGGGGCACGTTAGCGGGTTCCCGAACCCGGATGAAAGCCCCTACGACCTGTTCGCGGTGGGCCACGCCGGCACCGCCATCAGCACCGCCGTCGGCATGGCGCGGGGTGATGCGGCCGCGGGCAGACGCAACCACGTGGTCGCGGTGGTGGGCGACGCATCGATCGTCAACGGGTTGGCGTTCGAAGGGCTGAACAACGCCGGCACGCTCAAGCGGCAGATGCTGATCATCCTGAACGACAACGGCATGAGCATCAGCTCGCCCCAAGGCGCGTTCAGCGAGTACCTCGAGCGCGTGCGCGTCAGCACGACCTACGAAGAATTCAAGCGGTTCAGCGAAAAGCTCGTGCACGCGCTGCCGAACCCCATCGGGCACCCGATCGAGCAGGCGTGGAACGCGCTCTGTTCCGGCGTGAAGGGCGCCATGTGGGCCGGGCAGATGTTCGAGGCCATGGGCATTAAATACATGGGCCCGATCGACGGCCACGACCTGCCGGGGCTGGTCAACTTCCTGTCCGAGATCAAGCACGTCGACAAGCCGGTGCTGCTCCACGTAAAGACCAAGAAGGGCCAGGGTTACGAGATTGCCCTGAACGAGCCGACGCGATTCCACAGCCCCGCGAGTTTCCAGGTGAACGGCTGCCGGGTGGAGATGAAGGCCGGCGGGGGCAAGTCGTGGACGACCGCGTTCGCCGACGCCATGATCGAGCTGGCCAACACCGATTCGCGCGTCGTCGCGCTGACGGCCGCCATGCCCGACGGCACGGGCATGAGCAAGTTCCAGAAGTCGCACCCGACCCGCTACATCGACACCGGCATCTGCGAATCGCATTTGGTTGCAATGGCCGCCGGCATGGCCAAGGCGGGCCAGCGACCGGTGGCGGCGATCTATTCGACGTTCATCCAGCGGGCGTTCGACCAGGTGTGGCAGGAAGTGGTGTTGAACGGCCTGCCGGTCGTGTTCGCGATGGACCGGGCCGGCTTCGTCGGCGACGACGGGGCCGTGCATCACGGGTTCTGCGATCAATCGTTCCTGCGCCCGCTGCCTGGTATGGTCCTGATGGCGCCCAGCGACGAGGCGGAACTGAACCGCGCCCTGCGGCTGGCCATGTCCCTCGACACCGCCAGCGCCCTGCGCTACCCGCGCGATAACGTGCCGGCGTGCAACTTCGAGGCGATCGTCGACCAGTCGCTCGCCGGCTTGGCCACCGCCGAATGGAAGCTGGGCCACAGCCGCACGCTGCGCGACTTCGACGAGCCGGATGCCACCTTGATCGTCTACGGCGCCCTGATGGAAAGCGCCCTCGCCGCCGCCGACGCGCTGCTGCTGGAGGGGTTGAACGTGCGCCTGATCGACGCGCGCTTCTGCAAGCCCTTGGACGCCGCGATGCTCTCTCGCGTCCTGCGCGACGGCCACCCGGTGCTGACGATCGAAGACCACAGCCTCCAAAACGGCTTCGGCACCGCCGTGCTCGAACACGCGATCGCGAACCACCTGTCGACTGATTCGATCACCCGCCTCGGCATGCCCGACCGGCTAATCAGCCACGCGACGCGGCAAGAGCAGTTGACGGAGATTGGCTTGGACCCCGCGGGCATCGCCCGCAGCGTCCGTGAGGTCTTGCAGACGAGTCGCCCAGCCGCGTCACGGCTGTTCACCTGA
- a CDS encoding prepilin-type N-terminal cleavage/methylation domain-containing protein, whose translation MKTSLNGRAAGFTLVELLVVIGIIALLISILLPSLNKARAAANTVACLANLRSLGQAMAIYSTENKGAIPGSPHTTGRNLWRVTGTAYSNTFLWNTNPGPALEFFDFYGPLASLTGTKLPARTNNGERWNDYRQVKSFRCPSAADMLSISGSGTYDVGAGPVNTYVSALSFMLMPYASMPSASFNGSTSDMNGRLRMNDAPYWVLPGGYSPKVSKVGPASRKVYIADGLRVYRYNRPPTYYLFTDQDYTNSNFTDYGPFWGFSRSWDRQVYLGTQNGYDGRVLSFRHGTTKSGQKAGVYRMNMVFFDGHAENMAEMDACNPEMWVPRGTTMSNTSAGTGGVNYIAADVKVHYNMPTNWTAP comes from the coding sequence ATGAAGACTTCACTTAACGGACGAGCCGCCGGCTTCACGCTGGTAGAGTTGCTGGTCGTTATCGGGATCATCGCACTCCTGATCTCGATCCTCCTGCCGTCATTGAACAAGGCGCGTGCCGCGGCCAACACAGTCGCATGCTTGGCAAACCTTCGATCGCTCGGCCAAGCGATGGCGATATACTCTACGGAGAACAAGGGGGCGATCCCTGGGTCGCCTCACACGACCGGACGCAACCTTTGGCGGGTGACTGGAACTGCATATTCCAATACCTTCCTTTGGAACACGAACCCGGGCCCTGCCTTGGAGTTTTTCGATTTTTATGGTCCACTGGCATCCCTGACCGGCACCAAGCTGCCAGCTCGTACGAACAATGGGGAACGCTGGAACGACTATCGGCAGGTCAAGTCCTTTCGTTGCCCCTCAGCTGCCGACATGCTTTCGATCTCAGGTAGCGGCACTTATGATGTCGGCGCAGGACCGGTGAACACCTACGTCAGTGCATTAAGCTTCATGCTCATGCCTTATGCCAGCATGCCCAGCGCGTCGTTCAACGGCTCAACCAGTGACATGAACGGCCGACTCCGCATGAACGACGCGCCGTATTGGGTTCTACCGGGCGGCTATTCACCCAAAGTCAGCAAAGTCGGACCGGCTTCTCGTAAGGTTTATATTGCTGATGGGCTGCGCGTGTATCGATACAATCGTCCGCCCACCTACTACTTGTTCACCGACCAAGACTATACGAATTCGAACTTCACGGACTACGGACCGTTCTGGGGCTTTAGTCGCTCATGGGACCGCCAGGTATATCTTGGCACCCAGAACGGCTATGACGGACGTGTCCTATCGTTCCGGCACGGCACGACGAAATCCGGCCAGAAGGCAGGCGTATATCGTATGAATATGGTCTTCTTCGATGGTCATGCAGAGAATATGGCGGAGATGGACGCCTGCAATCCGGAAATGTGGGTGCCACGCGGTACAACAATGTCCAACACTTCTGCGGGCACGGGTGGCGTGAATTACATCGCGGCTGACGTTAAGGTTCACTATAATATGCCAACCAACTGGACGGCCCCCTAG
- the purB gene encoding adenylosuccinate lyase — protein sequence MQSDTYESPLASRNASPEMLRLFSPRYKFGLWRRLWVELAKGERELGLERISVEAIGQMEAHLDDIDFDLAAKWEKRLRHDVMAHVHTFEEVAPAAKGLIHLGATSQYVVDNADLIIMREGLRLLAGKLAAAIDALATFAVQWKDLPTLGYTHYQPAQLTTVGKRATLWAQDLVLDLEEFEHRIESLAFRGVKGTTGTQASFLSLFDGDHAKCDALDRRVTERFGFKKSFDVTGQTYPRKVDAFIVSALAGAAASVHKFANDVRLLAGMKQVEEPFEAEQVGSSAMAYKRNPMRCERATGLARFVITLASSPLQTAAEQWFERTLDDSSNKRLSIPEAFLALDGCLQIVINVARGLVVYPKTIENAVMAELPFMATEEILMAAVRAGGDRQELHEVIRQHSQAAAQQVKQHGKPNDLMDRLGNEPAFKSINLSQVLAPAAYVGRAPQQVERFVETVVGPIRDRYRASLGQTPTLKV from the coding sequence ATGCAATCCGACACCTACGAATCCCCCCTCGCCTCCCGCAACGCCAGTCCCGAGATGCTCCGCCTCTTCTCCCCCCGCTACAAGTTCGGCCTGTGGCGGCGGCTGTGGGTGGAACTGGCTAAAGGGGAACGGGAACTGGGGCTCGAGCGCATCTCGGTTGAGGCGATTGGCCAGATGGAGGCCCATCTCGATGACATCGACTTCGACCTGGCGGCCAAATGGGAGAAGCGGCTTCGCCATGACGTGATGGCGCACGTGCACACGTTTGAGGAAGTCGCCCCGGCGGCCAAAGGATTGATTCACCTGGGGGCCACCTCGCAGTACGTCGTGGACAACGCCGATCTCATCATCATGCGCGAGGGCCTGCGCCTGCTGGCCGGCAAGCTGGCGGCGGCGATCGATGCGCTGGCGACGTTTGCGGTGCAGTGGAAGGATTTGCCGACGCTGGGGTACACGCACTACCAGCCGGCGCAGCTGACGACCGTCGGCAAGCGGGCGACGCTGTGGGCGCAAGATCTCGTGCTGGACCTGGAGGAATTCGAACACCGCATCGAATCGCTCGCGTTCCGCGGCGTGAAGGGGACGACCGGCACGCAGGCGTCGTTTTTGTCGCTGTTCGATGGGGACCACGCCAAGTGCGATGCGCTCGATCGGCGGGTGACCGAGCGCTTCGGCTTCAAGAAGTCGTTCGACGTCACCGGGCAAACCTACCCGCGCAAGGTCGATGCGTTCATCGTCAGCGCGCTCGCCGGCGCGGCGGCCAGCGTGCACAAGTTCGCCAACGACGTTCGGCTGCTGGCGGGCATGAAGCAGGTCGAGGAACCATTCGAGGCCGAGCAGGTCGGGAGCAGCGCGATGGCGTACAAGCGCAACCCCATGCGTTGCGAACGCGCGACCGGTTTGGCGCGGTTCGTCATCACGCTGGCCAGCAGCCCGCTGCAGACTGCCGCCGAGCAGTGGTTCGAGCGCACGCTGGACGATTCGTCGAACAAACGGCTGAGCATCCCCGAGGCGTTCCTGGCGCTCGACGGCTGCCTGCAGATCGTCATCAACGTCGCGCGCGGCTTGGTCGTCTACCCGAAGACGATCGAGAACGCCGTGATGGCCGAGCTACCCTTTATGGCGACCGAAGAGATCCTGATGGCCGCGGTGCGCGCCGGTGGTGATCGTCAGGAACTGCACGAGGTCATCCGCCAGCACTCGCAGGCCGCGGCCCAGCAGGTGAAGCAACACGGTAAGCCCAACGACCTGATGGACCGCCTAGGCAACGAACCGGCCTTCAAGTCGATCAACCTCAGCCAAGTGCTGGCGCCGGCGGCATACGTGGGCCGGGCGCCGCAACAGGTGGAGCGGTTCGTGGAGACCGTCGTCGGTCCGATCCGCGACCGCTACCGCGCCAGCCTCGGTCAGACCCCGACGCTGAAGGTGTGA